A stretch of Desulfurivibrio alkaliphilus AHT 2 DNA encodes these proteins:
- the acs gene encoding acetate--CoA ligase, giving the protein MSGEDSKIESMMQEKRLFAPPPAPADTVSAKSMAEYEEWYRQSMDDPEGFWAQRAEELIQWDKKWDQVLEADMVKPEVKWFKGGKLNVSVNCLDRHLANGRRNKAALIWQGEPEEDVRVYTYQMLHTEVCRMANVLKKMGVGKGDRVAVYLPMVPELAIILLACTRIGAIHSVVFAGFSAASLKSRMQDCEAKVLVTADAVLRAGKTIPLKPNADEALAECPSVQNCVVVKRGGNEINMQQGRDTWWHEAITADGITADCPPESMDAEDTMLILYTSGSTGKPKGVVHTTGGYLTYAAQTCRWVFDLKDDDVYWCTADIGWITGHSYILYGPLALGATSVMFEGVPSWPKPDRFWQICDKFKVNIFYTAPTVIRSLMREGTDWPNKHDLSSLRLLGSVGEPINPEAWMWYHEHIGKSRLPVVDTWWQTETGGIMISAMPYATPLKPGSATKPLPGIDAAVLREDGSEAAANEGGHLVIRRPWPGMLRGVFGDPERYKKTYFSRYEGIYDPEDGSRKDEDGYFWIMGRLDDVINVSGHRMGTAEIESALVAHKDVAEAAVVGAPHEVKGQTIYAYVSLKSGVNPSDELRAALRTHVRKEIGPIATPEFIQFADGLPKTRSGKIMRRILRKIAAGQTEEHDFGDTSTLADPSVVDTLVAGSKEFIK; this is encoded by the coding sequence ATGAGTGGAGAAGACAGCAAGATTGAAAGCATGATGCAGGAAAAACGGCTCTTTGCACCGCCGCCTGCCCCCGCCGATACGGTTTCCGCCAAAAGCATGGCCGAATATGAAGAGTGGTACCGCCAGTCCATGGACGACCCGGAAGGGTTCTGGGCTCAACGGGCCGAAGAGCTGATCCAGTGGGACAAGAAATGGGACCAGGTCCTGGAAGCGGACATGGTCAAGCCGGAGGTAAAATGGTTCAAGGGCGGTAAGCTCAACGTCTCGGTCAACTGCCTGGACCGGCATCTGGCCAACGGTCGCCGCAACAAGGCGGCTTTGATCTGGCAGGGCGAGCCTGAAGAAGACGTGCGGGTTTACACCTACCAGATGCTGCATACCGAGGTCTGCCGGATGGCCAACGTGCTGAAGAAAATGGGCGTGGGCAAGGGCGACCGGGTGGCGGTTTACCTGCCCATGGTGCCTGAGTTGGCCATTATTCTGCTGGCCTGTACCCGCATCGGCGCCATCCACAGTGTGGTTTTTGCCGGCTTTTCCGCCGCCAGCCTCAAAAGCCGGATGCAGGACTGCGAGGCCAAGGTGCTGGTCACCGCCGATGCCGTACTGCGGGCCGGCAAGACCATCCCCTTAAAGCCCAACGCCGACGAGGCCCTGGCCGAATGCCCCAGTGTCCAGAACTGCGTGGTGGTCAAGCGGGGCGGCAACGAGATCAACATGCAGCAAGGGCGTGATACCTGGTGGCACGAAGCCATCACCGCCGACGGCATCACCGCCGACTGCCCGCCCGAGAGCATGGACGCCGAAGACACCATGCTGATCCTCTACACCTCGGGCTCCACCGGCAAACCCAAAGGGGTGGTGCACACCACCGGCGGCTACCTGACTTACGCCGCCCAAACCTGCCGCTGGGTGTTTGACCTCAAAGATGACGATGTCTACTGGTGTACCGCCGATATCGGCTGGATTACCGGGCACAGCTACATCCTCTACGGGCCGCTGGCCCTGGGCGCCACCTCGGTGATGTTCGAAGGGGTGCCGAGCTGGCCCAAGCCCGATCGCTTCTGGCAGATCTGCGACAAGTTCAAGGTCAATATTTTCTATACCGCCCCCACCGTGATCCGCTCGCTGATGCGGGAGGGCACCGACTGGCCCAACAAGCATGACCTTTCTTCGCTGCGACTGCTGGGCTCGGTGGGCGAGCCCATCAACCCCGAAGCCTGGATGTGGTACCACGAGCATATCGGCAAGAGCAGGCTGCCGGTGGTGGACACCTGGTGGCAGACCGAAACCGGCGGTATTATGATTTCGGCCATGCCCTATGCCACTCCCCTTAAGCCCGGCTCGGCCACCAAGCCCCTGCCCGGTATCGATGCTGCCGTGCTGCGGGAAGACGGCAGCGAGGCGGCGGCCAACGAAGGCGGCCACTTGGTCATCCGCCGGCCCTGGCCCGGTATGCTGCGCGGAGTGTTCGGCGACCCGGAGCGTTACAAGAAGACCTACTTTTCGCGCTATGAAGGGATCTACGACCCGGAAGACGGCTCCCGCAAGGACGAGGACGGCTACTTCTGGATCATGGGCCGCCTGGATGACGTGATCAACGTCTCCGGCCACCGCATGGGTACCGCCGAGATCGAATCGGCCCTGGTGGCCCATAAGGACGTGGCTGAAGCGGCGGTGGTAGGTGCCCCCCACGAGGTTAAGGGCCAGACCATTTACGCCTATGTTTCTCTGAAGAGCGGCGTTAACCCCAGCGACGAGCTGCGGGCCGCCCTGCGCACCCATGTCCGCAAAGAGATCGGACCCATCGCCACCCCGGAGTTCATCCAGTTTGCCGACGGCCTGCCTAAAACCAGAAGCGGCAAAATCATGCGCCGGATTTTGCGCAAGATCGCCGCCGGCCAAACCGAAGAGCACGATTTCGGCGATACCTCCACCCTGGCCGATCCTTCGGTGGTGGATACCCTGGTGGCCGGCAGCAAGGAGTTTATAAAATAA
- a CDS encoding porin has translation MKEQKGSTMKRRYARLPLALALGAMVLTPAVIGVGASSAEASVDTRGETGITLSGDARLRGFWREDADFADADNTNAQLQHRMRLNLDARAAGGTSLHSRFHLAGDAGNNPNHYTWGAVDIGDNRNFAVDYLYVRVPVGPGTVIAGRQIFNYGHAFRVWEGRGDRLTYSQRINDEVTLFGYYQKMQEAQTRVATVPANATDTLAEIIADDEDRNLYGLGMGYSAGPLTANVQLRHHDQEWSGGDDGTELVGFGTYRLDDLTLETEFHFTTGDLFENAEDDNQHKIYLGAAYQLGDTTFTGGFAYAMAGSTASPFFNKISMFHETGGGHGLGHTQFGAAPVPVEDAMAIGVGASHKLSPELTLGGRLAYTAYDFYNDNPATGSDDASVFSVDASLAYKINASTTYHIDAIYANPDDVTADDDAYYGLSHRLEIRF, from the coding sequence ATGAAAGAGCAGAAAGGTTCCACCATGAAGCGGCGCTATGCCCGTCTCCCCCTGGCCCTGGCCCTCGGCGCCATGGTCCTGACCCCGGCGGTGATCGGTGTAGGCGCTTCCTCAGCTGAAGCATCCGTCGACACCAGAGGCGAAACCGGCATCACCCTGAGCGGTGATGCCCGCCTGCGTGGTTTCTGGCGCGAAGATGCTGACTTCGCCGACGCCGATAACACCAACGCCCAACTCCAACACCGGATGCGGCTCAACCTGGACGCCCGGGCCGCCGGCGGCACCTCCTTGCACAGCCGTTTTCATCTGGCCGGCGATGCCGGCAACAACCCCAACCACTACACTTGGGGTGCCGTTGATATTGGTGATAATCGGAACTTTGCAGTTGATTACCTTTACGTCCGGGTACCGGTGGGCCCCGGCACCGTTATTGCCGGTCGCCAGATCTTCAACTACGGGCACGCCTTCCGGGTCTGGGAAGGCCGTGGGGACCGACTGACTTACAGCCAGCGGATTAACGATGAGGTTACCCTCTTTGGTTATTACCAGAAAATGCAGGAGGCTCAGACCCGTGTTGCCACAGTTCCTGCCAATGCTACTGACACTCTCGCTGAAATTATCGCCGATGACGAAGACCGCAACCTTTACGGGCTGGGCATGGGCTACAGCGCCGGCCCCCTCACCGCCAACGTTCAGCTTCGTCATCACGATCAGGAGTGGAGCGGCGGCGACGACGGCACCGAGCTGGTCGGTTTTGGTACCTATCGTCTTGACGACCTGACCCTGGAAACCGAGTTCCACTTCACCACCGGTGATCTTTTCGAAAACGCCGAGGATGACAACCAGCACAAGATTTACTTGGGTGCCGCTTATCAACTGGGTGACACCACCTTCACCGGCGGCTTTGCCTATGCCATGGCCGGCTCCACCGCCAGCCCCTTCTTCAACAAAATCTCCATGTTCCACGAGACCGGTGGCGGCCACGGCCTTGGCCACACCCAATTCGGTGCCGCTCCAGTTCCTGTTGAAGACGCAATGGCGATTGGCGTGGGTGCATCTCATAAGCTGAGCCCTGAGCTGACCTTGGGCGGTCGTTTGGCATACACCGCCTACGATTTTTACAATGACAACCCGGCCACCGGCTCCGATGACGCGTCAGTTTTCTCCGTTGACGCCAGCCTGGCTTACAAAATCAACGCCAGCACCACCTACCACATTGACGCCATCTACGCCAATCCCGATGACGTCACCGCTGATGACGACGCCTACTACGGCCTCAGCCACCGCCTGGAAATTCGTTTCTAG
- a CDS encoding type II toxin-antitoxin system RelE/ParE family toxin codes for MIVSIKDSETAKVWAGYFSRKLPTSIQAVARRKLRMINNARAIDDLRIPPANRLEKLSGNRAGQWSIRINDQWRICFTWNNGQVEQVEICDYH; via the coding sequence ATGATTGTCTCTATCAAGGACAGTGAAACGGCCAAAGTTTGGGCGGGCTATTTTTCTCGCAAACTGCCAACTTCCATTCAGGCGGTTGCTCGGCGGAAGTTGAGAATGATTAACAACGCTCGGGCAATTGATGATCTGCGAATTCCGCCCGCAAATCGCCTGGAAAAGCTTTCCGGTAACCGGGCCGGCCAGTGGAGCATCAGAATCAACGACCAATGGCGAATATGCTTTACCTGGAACAACGGCCAGGTCGAGCAGGTTGAGATTTGCGATTACCATTGA
- a CDS encoding HigA family addiction module antitoxin encodes MERLPNIHPGEVLREEFLKPLGISQYRLAKAIGVSPMRISEICAGKRSVTADSAIRLARALGTTPGFWLGLQADYDTEEAINAAGNTLDAISRLAA; translated from the coding sequence ATGGAAAGACTTCCCAACATCCACCCCGGTGAGGTTTTGCGCGAAGAGTTCCTTAAGCCTTTGGGCATCAGTCAGTACCGACTGGCCAAAGCCATCGGGGTATCACCCATGCGAATCAGCGAGATTTGCGCCGGCAAGCGCTCGGTTACCGCCGACAGCGCCATCAGGCTGGCCCGGGCGCTGGGAACCACTCCCGGTTTCTGGCTGGGCCTGCAAGCCGACTACGACACCGAAGAGGCCATCAACGCCGCCGGCAACACCCTGGACGCCATCAGTCGGCTGGCCGCATAA
- the pyrF gene encoding orotidine-5'-phosphate decarboxylase: MVSGRQGVVPERRLIFALDVPEPEQAREWVGRLEQQVGFFKVGLELFTAGWWPVVEEIAGRGHGVMLDLKFHDIPETVYRAVRRLRDHGVSLATVHGQESAMLQAAAEAAKGDLQVLAVTVLTSIGEEDLRAAGWAGSAEELVLQRAGKALAAGCAGVVASPREVAALRRQWGEDFLIVTPGIRPAGAAGSDDQQRTATAGAAIAAGADFLVVGRPIRDAADPPAAAAALQQEIAAAL, translated from the coding sequence ATGGTAAGTGGACGGCAGGGAGTTGTCCCGGAGCGGCGGTTGATCTTCGCCCTGGATGTGCCGGAGCCGGAGCAGGCCCGGGAGTGGGTGGGGCGCCTGGAGCAGCAGGTGGGGTTTTTCAAGGTGGGCCTGGAGCTCTTCACCGCCGGCTGGTGGCCGGTGGTGGAGGAGATTGCCGGCCGGGGGCATGGGGTAATGCTGGACCTTAAGTTTCATGACATCCCCGAAACCGTTTATCGGGCGGTGCGCCGTTTGCGGGACCACGGGGTCAGCCTGGCCACCGTCCACGGCCAGGAATCGGCCATGCTGCAGGCGGCGGCCGAAGCGGCCAAGGGCGACTTGCAGGTGTTGGCGGTAACGGTGCTTACCAGCATCGGCGAGGAAGATCTGCGGGCGGCGGGCTGGGCCGGCAGTGCCGAGGAGTTGGTGCTGCAGCGGGCGGGCAAGGCCCTGGCCGCCGGTTGTGCCGGGGTGGTGGCCTCGCCCCGGGAGGTGGCGGCCCTGCGCCGCCAGTGGGGCGAGGATTTTTTGATCGTTACCCCCGGTATTCGCCCCGCCGGCGCCGCTGGCTCTGACGATCAGCAGCGCACCGCCACCGCCGGGGCCGCCATTGCCGCCGGCGCCGACTTCCTGGTGGTTGGCCGTCCCATTCGCGACGCCGCCGACCCCCCGGCCGCCGCCGCCGCCTTGCAGCAGGAGATTGCTGCCGCTCTGTAA
- a CDS encoding FAD-binding oxidoreductase produces the protein MTGHTPAIDSRLLAALQRVVGKEQVATAAEERLSYAYDGSGREHSPAAVVFPENCAQIAAILRLAGEYQVPVIPRGAGTGMCGGAVATRGGIMLALSRMDQILEIDADNQVAVVQPGVITADLQRAVQHHGLYYPPDPASRAFCTIGGNVACGAGGPAAVKYGVTRDYVLGLKAVLANGDIIHTGVRTAKGVVGYDLTRLLVGSEGTLAVIGEITLRLVPAPTTRQTMLLLCRDLQQATGLVSAILRRLTPATLEYLDRTALNLVADRLPAGLMEHALSQIGQSPAAMLLLELDGNPEEVAGQTRQLNEFLQDQPGVLVYAAADREEAEQLWAARRAVSPAAFKLRPHKISDDIVVPRSRIPELVAAAEQLAADTGLPIFTFGHAGDGNIHVNIMLDRDDPREAGAAEGVRAAIQQRTLALGGTLSGEHGVGISKAAAITAELDQAGLELMKKLKRLFDPGNILNPGKIFPDQDV, from the coding sequence ATGACCGGCCATACCCCTGCCATTGATTCCCGCCTGCTCGCCGCTTTGCAGCGGGTGGTGGGCAAAGAACAGGTTGCCACCGCCGCCGAAGAACGGCTTAGTTATGCCTACGACGGCTCCGGCCGGGAACATTCCCCGGCGGCGGTGGTTTTCCCGGAAAACTGCGCCCAGATTGCCGCTATCCTGCGACTGGCCGGCGAATATCAGGTTCCGGTAATTCCCCGGGGGGCCGGCACCGGCATGTGCGGCGGGGCGGTGGCCACCCGGGGCGGCATCATGCTGGCCTTAAGCCGGATGGACCAAATTCTGGAAATCGATGCCGACAACCAGGTGGCGGTGGTCCAGCCGGGGGTGATCACCGCCGATCTGCAAAGGGCGGTACAGCACCACGGCCTTTATTACCCGCCCGACCCCGCCAGCCGGGCCTTCTGCACCATCGGCGGCAACGTGGCCTGCGGGGCCGGCGGCCCGGCGGCGGTCAAATACGGGGTTACCCGCGACTACGTGCTGGGGCTGAAAGCGGTGCTGGCCAACGGCGACATCATCCACACCGGGGTGCGCACCGCCAAGGGGGTGGTGGGCTACGACCTTACCCGGCTGCTGGTGGGCAGCGAGGGCACCCTGGCGGTGATCGGCGAGATCACCCTGCGCCTGGTGCCGGCCCCGACCACCAGGCAAACCATGCTGCTGCTCTGCCGCGATCTGCAGCAGGCCACCGGCCTGGTCAGCGCCATTTTGCGCCGGCTGACCCCCGCCACCCTGGAATACCTGGACCGCACCGCCTTAAACCTGGTGGCCGACCGCCTGCCCGCCGGACTTATGGAACACGCCCTGAGCCAGATTGGGCAAAGCCCGGCGGCCATGCTGCTGCTGGAGCTGGACGGCAACCCCGAAGAGGTGGCGGGCCAGACCAGGCAGCTCAACGAGTTCCTGCAGGATCAGCCGGGGGTGCTGGTGTATGCGGCGGCGGACCGCGAGGAGGCCGAGCAACTCTGGGCCGCCCGCCGGGCCGTCTCGCCAGCGGCTTTCAAGCTGCGGCCCCACAAGATCAGCGACGATATCGTCGTCCCCCGCAGCCGGATCCCCGAGCTGGTGGCCGCCGCCGAGCAACTGGCCGCCGACACCGGCCTGCCCATCTTCACCTTCGGCCATGCCGGCGACGGCAACATCCACGTCAATATCATGCTGGACCGGGATGATCCCCGGGAGGCCGGGGCGGCAGAAGGGGTCCGCGCCGCCATCCAGCAGCGGACCCTGGCGTTGGGCGGCACCCTTTCCGGCGAACACGGGGTGGGAATCAGCAAGGCGGCGGCCATTACCGCCGAGTTGGATCAGGCTGGTTTGGAGTTGATGAAAAAGCTGAAAAGACTTTTCGACCCGGGCAATATCCTCAACCCGGGCAAAATCTTTCCAGACCAAGACGTTTAG
- a CDS encoding RapZ C-terminal domain-containing protein, with translation MSRDSHKPAGRGEPAATGQPARLPLTLQSFGHKHGPAPAADLVFDARPLPNPYWQEELRPHHGLEPEIAAYVLEHPAGKRFIALHLELLHYYLQLETARANHRDAIAIAVGCTGGRHRSPAVTEALAAALRATELPLQISTRHRDIDKQ, from the coding sequence ATGAGCAGGGATAGCCATAAACCAGCCGGCCGGGGCGAACCGGCTGCCACCGGCCAGCCAGCCCGTTTGCCCTTGACCCTGCAAAGTTTCGGCCACAAGCATGGCCCGGCCCCGGCCGCCGACCTGGTATTTGACGCCCGCCCCCTGCCAAACCCATACTGGCAAGAGGAACTGCGCCCCCACCACGGCCTGGAGCCCGAAATTGCCGCCTATGTGCTGGAACACCCGGCCGGTAAGCGCTTTATTGCCCTGCACCTGGAACTGCTGCACTATTACCTGCAACTGGAAACCGCCCGAGCCAACCACCGCGATGCCATCGCCATCGCGGTGGGCTGCACCGGCGGCCGCCACCGCTCCCCGGCGGTCACCGAAGCCCTGGCCGCCGCCTTGAGAGCAACCGAGTTGCCGCTGCAGATCAGCACCCGGCACCGCGATATCGACAAGCAATAA
- a CDS encoding PTS sugar transporter subunit IIA, protein MNAIEQIVIITELKATGKKEVLRELAAAAVEQHPGLELEGLCAILEEREELGSTGIGDGVAIPHGKVPELAEMVMVFGRSTQGIPFAAQDGRPVHLFFLLLAPAASSTPYLGRLAELARFLRDHQIRARLQQAESREELARILRDEGQEGNHEQG, encoded by the coding sequence ATGAATGCTATTGAACAGATCGTTATTATTACCGAGCTGAAGGCTACCGGCAAAAAAGAGGTGCTGCGCGAGCTGGCGGCGGCGGCCGTCGAACAGCATCCCGGCCTGGAGCTGGAAGGGCTCTGCGCCATCCTGGAAGAACGGGAAGAGCTGGGCTCCACCGGCATCGGCGACGGGGTGGCCATTCCCCACGGCAAGGTGCCGGAGTTGGCAGAGATGGTCATGGTTTTTGGCCGCAGCACCCAAGGCATCCCTTTTGCCGCCCAAGACGGCCGGCCCGTTCACCTCTTCTTCCTGCTGCTGGCCCCGGCGGCCAGCAGCACCCCCTATCTCGGCCGCCTGGCCGAACTGGCCCGCTTCCTCCGGGACCACCAGATCCGGGCCCGGCTCCAGCAGGCCGAAAGCCGCGAAGAGCTGGCTCGGATCCTGCGCGACGAGGGGCAAGAAGGCAACCATGAGCAGGGATAG